In Pyxidicoccus xibeiensis, the following proteins share a genomic window:
- a CDS encoding galactose-binding domain-containing protein, with protein MSVPIRRVQAAHGPWSWLARACAVVAVLGVVAVGSAAQAQANLALNRPVVTSSAEPGLTGNFAVDGNAGTRWGSGFTANEWLYVDLGTSQAISRVVLTWETAYGRGYTIQTSNDATNWQNVRVITDGDGGTDDLAVTGTGRYVRVLGQVRGAIDYGYSLWELAIYGATAPTGDLARGRPATASTVEANAAHLAAQYAFDGDATTRWSSESLEAQWIRVDLGSSQQLGRVVLNWEGAYGKQYALEGSTDGTTWTALAPTITDGAPGSRAITVSGTARYVRMRGIERGTGYGYSLWSFEVYAPGGGPQDPPPQTTNQTVKLMFPELAYAKINVSPAPISVTPTPEEGNTTPSVRNPPGPFTYELTFPPNTTVTMSKNQFSPTQPNTDIRLAVTTSTGTVLRGQTVSALAVQGAEWKVEIYSTGGPTDPRDRTIIPDPYVAPPPPPVAGAFPVIAPANGAMITTTRRPTLQWSAATGATNYQVYVNVSRNDYDWMAPGSLLDRYTLMATVTGTSWTLTEDLPDRWTYKWYVVATFPSGNTSRSDLRTFSVYLPVVETAADGVNLINGARDLNKNGTLEPYEDWRNPISVRVNDLMGRMTREEKALQMFFDAKTVPAAGFTMGPLSPQDIVDFQRASAATRLGIPHVDAGDTIHGYKTSWPTQPALAASRDLDTVYELGDMQRREQLAIGSRGTLSPLAEVGTKVLYPRIQEGGGEDADLAAGMTRALVAGLQGGPEVNPHSIWVTTKHWPGQGAGGEAGITYDGTTIHYHMRPWHAAIEAGTSGIMPGYAGSWLLGPEGYGAGDNPSIINYLRQKLGYNGVVCSDWLPSGAWVRSATAGSDVMGGATPTQWADFATAVSETRINEATRRILDLKFRLGVFEDPYRRGPAGTSEWHTADHKALARRAAQGAMTLLKNDGALPLRLSAGASIVVAGPRADDTACMVTWRSDFHGTEFGDLTIYQAIKQRAEAAGITVYKDNAPAGVTPNAAIVVVGESYFTHGTEWDKEKPYLPGDPIGPAHDAKWGNQYGIITGFKSRNIPTTTVLILPRPYILTNVVPQTNALLVAYRPGDMGGLAVADVLFGDVLPRGMLPWQLPRGMDQIGTDVEAGQIERWDYPFDLGATTAQRAEIRARIAAGQPILPIYGNPLFQYGAGIQGFGLVDATPPTAFTLLTPAPGSTITTKPSFTWSASSDPQTGIHRYEVFVDGSPFPVATTRTTSATLNTAIGNGAHTWFVRAYNWAGGVTTSATATFTLNDTTPPATFAALLPAAGTTVPGATTTFTWEQTTDVGAGVSRYILVLDGTERSPTVTPRAYVGLTTNLSLGRNAVATSNEFGTAGDAVDGSMATRWSSRNDVANPDTESITVDLGAVHSIKRVVLKWEAAYGRQYVVETSVDGATGWQTLRSVTTGDGGEDVLDGLSGVGRYVRMRGVQRQTTYGYSLWEFEVYGVGTEQLSVTGLNAGSHTWRVRAVDGANNSTLSTGPITFTK; from the coding sequence ATGAGTGTGCCGATTCGTCGTGTGCAGGCCGCGCACGGCCCCTGGTCATGGCTGGCCAGGGCCTGCGCGGTGGTCGCGGTATTGGGTGTGGTGGCGGTGGGTTCAGCGGCTCAGGCCCAGGCGAACCTGGCCCTCAACCGGCCGGTGGTGACGTCCTCGGCGGAGCCGGGGCTCACCGGCAACTTCGCGGTGGACGGCAACGCCGGCACGCGGTGGGGCAGCGGCTTCACCGCGAACGAGTGGCTCTACGTGGACCTCGGCACCAGCCAGGCCATCTCCCGCGTGGTGCTGACGTGGGAGACGGCGTACGGCCGGGGCTACACCATCCAGACCTCCAACGACGCGACGAACTGGCAGAACGTGCGCGTCATCACCGACGGCGACGGCGGCACGGATGACCTGGCGGTGACGGGCACCGGCCGCTACGTCCGCGTCCTCGGGCAGGTGCGCGGTGCTATCGACTACGGCTACTCGCTGTGGGAGCTCGCCATCTACGGCGCCACCGCGCCCACGGGAGACCTGGCCCGGGGCCGGCCCGCCACCGCCTCCACGGTGGAGGCCAACGCCGCCCACCTCGCGGCCCAGTACGCGTTCGACGGTGACGCGACGACGCGCTGGTCCTCCGAGTCCCTGGAGGCCCAGTGGATTCGCGTGGACCTCGGCTCCTCGCAGCAGCTCGGCAGGGTGGTGCTGAACTGGGAGGGCGCGTACGGCAAGCAGTACGCCCTCGAGGGCTCCACCGACGGCACCACCTGGACGGCGCTGGCGCCCACCATCACCGACGGCGCCCCGGGCAGCCGCGCCATCACCGTGTCGGGCACCGCCCGCTACGTGCGCATGCGTGGCATCGAGCGTGGCACCGGCTACGGCTACTCGCTCTGGTCCTTCGAGGTCTACGCGCCGGGCGGCGGCCCGCAGGACCCGCCTCCGCAGACCACGAACCAGACGGTGAAGCTGATGTTCCCGGAGCTCGCCTACGCGAAGATCAACGTCTCGCCCGCGCCCATCAGCGTCACGCCGACGCCGGAGGAAGGCAACACCACGCCGTCGGTGCGCAACCCGCCCGGGCCCTTCACCTACGAGCTGACCTTCCCGCCCAACACCACCGTCACGATGTCGAAGAACCAGTTCTCGCCCACCCAGCCGAACACGGACATCCGCCTGGCCGTCACCACGTCCACCGGCACCGTGCTCCGGGGACAGACTGTCTCCGCGCTGGCGGTGCAGGGCGCGGAGTGGAAGGTGGAGATCTACTCCACGGGCGGGCCCACGGACCCTCGCGACCGCACCATCATCCCGGACCCTTACGTCGCGCCTCCGCCGCCCCCGGTGGCCGGAGCCTTCCCCGTCATCGCGCCCGCCAACGGCGCGATGATTACGACCACGCGCCGCCCCACGCTGCAGTGGTCCGCCGCCACCGGAGCGACGAACTATCAGGTCTACGTCAACGTCAGCCGCAACGACTACGACTGGATGGCGCCGGGCAGCCTGCTGGACCGCTACACGCTGATGGCCACCGTCACCGGCACCTCGTGGACGCTGACCGAGGACCTGCCGGACCGCTGGACGTACAAGTGGTACGTCGTCGCCACGTTCCCCAGCGGCAACACCAGCCGCTCGGACCTGCGCACCTTCTCCGTCTACCTGCCGGTGGTGGAGACGGCCGCCGACGGCGTCAACCTCATCAACGGCGCGCGAGACCTCAACAAGAACGGCACCCTCGAGCCGTACGAGGACTGGCGCAACCCCATCTCCGTGCGCGTGAACGACCTGATGGGCCGGATGACGCGAGAGGAGAAGGCGCTGCAGATGTTCTTCGATGCCAAGACGGTGCCCGCGGCGGGCTTCACCATGGGGCCCTTGAGCCCGCAGGACATCGTCGACTTCCAGCGGGCCTCCGCGGCCACGCGGCTGGGAATCCCTCACGTCGACGCGGGTGACACCATCCACGGCTACAAGACGAGCTGGCCCACGCAGCCCGCGCTCGCCGCGTCCCGGGACCTCGACACCGTCTACGAGCTGGGCGACATGCAGCGCCGCGAGCAGCTCGCCATCGGCAGCCGGGGCACGCTCTCCCCGCTGGCGGAGGTCGGCACCAAGGTGCTCTATCCGCGCATCCAGGAGGGCGGCGGCGAGGACGCCGACCTGGCCGCGGGCATGACGCGCGCCCTCGTCGCCGGCCTGCAGGGCGGCCCCGAGGTGAACCCGCACTCCATCTGGGTGACGACGAAGCACTGGCCGGGCCAGGGCGCGGGCGGCGAGGCCGGCATCACCTACGACGGCACCACCATCCACTACCACATGCGTCCGTGGCACGCGGCCATCGAGGCGGGCACCAGCGGCATCATGCCGGGCTACGCCGGCAGCTGGCTCCTGGGGCCCGAGGGCTACGGCGCCGGTGACAACCCGAGCATCATCAACTACCTGCGCCAGAAGCTCGGCTACAACGGCGTGGTCTGCTCGGACTGGCTGCCGTCGGGCGCGTGGGTGCGCTCGGCCACGGCGGGCTCGGACGTCATGGGCGGCGCCACCCCCACGCAGTGGGCGGACTTCGCGACGGCCGTCTCCGAGACGCGCATCAACGAGGCCACGCGCCGCATCCTCGACCTCAAGTTCCGCCTGGGCGTCTTCGAGGACCCGTACCGCCGCGGCCCCGCCGGCACCTCCGAGTGGCACACCGCCGACCACAAGGCGCTGGCCCGCCGCGCCGCACAGGGGGCCATGACGCTGCTCAAGAACGACGGCGCCCTGCCGCTGCGCCTGTCCGCGGGCGCGAGCATCGTCGTCGCCGGCCCGCGCGCGGACGACACGGCCTGCATGGTGACGTGGCGCTCGGACTTCCACGGCACGGAGTTCGGGGACCTGACCATCTACCAGGCCATCAAGCAGCGCGCGGAGGCCGCGGGCATCACCGTCTACAAGGACAACGCGCCCGCGGGCGTCACGCCGAACGCCGCCATCGTCGTGGTGGGCGAGAGCTACTTCACCCACGGCACCGAGTGGGACAAGGAGAAGCCCTACCTGCCGGGCGACCCGATTGGCCCGGCGCACGACGCCAAGTGGGGCAACCAGTACGGCATCATCACCGGCTTCAAGTCGCGGAACATCCCCACGACGACGGTGCTCATCCTGCCGCGCCCGTACATCCTGACCAACGTCGTCCCCCAGACGAACGCGCTGCTGGTGGCGTACCGTCCCGGCGACATGGGCGGCCTCGCCGTGGCCGACGTCCTCTTCGGCGACGTGCTCCCGCGCGGCATGCTCCCGTGGCAGCTGCCGCGTGGCATGGACCAGATTGGCACCGACGTGGAGGCCGGCCAGATTGAGCGCTGGGACTACCCGTTCGACCTGGGCGCCACCACCGCCCAGCGCGCGGAGATTCGCGCCAGGATTGCGGCGGGCCAGCCCATCCTTCCCATCTACGGCAACCCGCTCTTCCAGTACGGCGCGGGCATCCAGGGCTTCGGGCTGGTGGACGCGACGCCGCCCACGGCCTTCACCCTGCTGACGCCGGCGCCCGGCTCCACCATCACCACGAAGCCCAGCTTCACCTGGTCGGCGAGCAGCGACCCGCAGACGGGCATCCACCGCTACGAGGTCTTCGTGGACGGCAGCCCGTTCCCGGTGGCGACGACGCGCACGACGTCCGCCACGCTGAACACCGCCATCGGCAACGGCGCGCACACCTGGTTCGTGAGGGCCTACAACTGGGCGGGGGGCGTCACCACCTCGGCCACGGCCACCTTCACGCTCAACGACACCACGCCTCCCGCGACCTTCGCGGCGCTGCTCCCGGCGGCGGGCACCACGGTGCCGGGCGCCACCACGACGTTCACCTGGGAGCAGACGACGGACGTCGGCGCGGGGGTGTCCCGGTACATCCTGGTGCTGGACGGCACGGAGCGCTCGCCCACGGTGACGCCGCGCGCGTACGTGGGGCTAACCACAAACCTGTCGCTGGGCCGCAACGCGGTGGCCACCTCCAACGAGTTCGGCACCGCGGGCGACGCGGTGGACGGCAGCATGGCCACGCGCTGGTCCAGCCGCAACGACGTGGCCAACCCCGACACCGAGTCCATCACCGTGGACCTGGGCGCCGTGCACTCCATCAAGCGGGTGGTGCTCAAGTGGGAGGCCGCGTACGGCCGCCAGTACGTGGTGGAGACGTCCGTCGACGGCGCCACCGGCTGGCAGACGCTGCGCAGCGTCACCACCGGTGACGGCGGTGAGGACGTGCTGGACGGCCTGAGCGGCGTCGGCCGCTACGTGCGCATGCGCGGCGTGCAGCGCCAGACGACCTACGGCTACTCGCTGTGGGAGTTCGAGGTGTACGGCGTGGGGACGGAGCAGCTGTCCGTCACCGGGCTGAACGCCGGCAGCCACACCTGGCGCGTGCGCGCGGTGGACGGGGCGAACAACAGCACCCTCTCCACCGGCCCCATCACCTTCACGAAGTAG
- a CDS encoding M20/M25/M40 family metallo-hydrolase, with the protein MRLRLTAALLCVLPSLALAEKNSRCQGSPKARAARFSEKAMKGMPAAERYAAYVKACSLDEVVELTQQLVRFKTVSSEAPAAKNPGIADMGRFLQKWAKAHGLAYRAVGGNDVFELSWGEGAPQLGLVFHGDVVPAPAHEWKKPPFEPYIEDGRLYGRGVEDDKGPLAQALVALDFARQLGLKPQGRVLVIVGNGEESDWTGMTKYAAATPKPTHVISVDSNYPVVAAQSGFVAWSLEAPASEAPPSAGPAGAAAAGKAPGGKAPPSAAAIGEAPSAGAAKGAATLRAVDVKGGEFLTQVPGAATLTLAPAAGRTPEQALADVQAAVAALKPGRAALQADVKREGDTVVLTTHGKAVHASIADEGHNALWDLSAVAARLPLEDNGIAAMLRVLAGRFDGDHHGQKLGVAYKDDGLMGPLIVAPTVLRVADGKVTLGVNMRRPQGQEAAVFNAALDKAAAQVGQDTGGRVKEAAGRYVGDAHVADTSGTLVTTLLDIYKRHRNAPDAKPASVRGGTYARLFPKAVDFGPGFPGELYTGHAPDESISLESLDAGTRMLAEAIHTLALTPAAK; encoded by the coding sequence ATGCGCCTACGACTGACCGCCGCACTCCTCTGCGTCCTCCCGTCCCTCGCGCTCGCCGAGAAGAACTCCCGCTGCCAGGGCAGCCCCAAGGCCCGCGCCGCCCGGTTCTCCGAGAAGGCGATGAAGGGCATGCCGGCCGCCGAGCGCTACGCCGCCTATGTCAAAGCCTGCTCGCTGGACGAGGTGGTGGAGCTGACGCAGCAGTTGGTGCGCTTCAAGACGGTGAGCAGCGAGGCCCCCGCCGCGAAGAACCCGGGCATCGCCGACATGGGGCGCTTCCTCCAGAAGTGGGCGAAGGCGCACGGCCTGGCGTACCGCGCCGTGGGAGGCAATGACGTCTTCGAGCTGTCCTGGGGCGAGGGCGCGCCGCAGCTGGGGCTCGTGTTCCACGGCGACGTGGTGCCCGCTCCCGCGCACGAGTGGAAGAAGCCGCCCTTCGAGCCCTACATCGAGGACGGCCGCCTCTACGGCCGGGGCGTGGAGGACGACAAGGGGCCGCTGGCGCAGGCGCTGGTGGCGCTCGACTTCGCCCGGCAGCTGGGGCTGAAGCCGCAGGGCCGCGTGCTGGTCATCGTCGGCAACGGCGAGGAGAGCGACTGGACGGGGATGACGAAGTACGCCGCCGCCACGCCCAAGCCCACGCACGTCATCTCCGTGGACTCCAACTACCCCGTGGTGGCCGCGCAGTCCGGCTTCGTCGCGTGGAGCCTGGAGGCTCCGGCGAGCGAGGCTCCGCCGAGCGCGGGTCCGGCAGGTGCGGCTGCGGCAGGCAAGGCTCCGGGAGGCAAGGCTCCGCCGAGCGCGGCTGCGATAGGTGAGGCTCCCTCCGCCGGGGCCGCGAAGGGCGCCGCCACGCTGCGCGCGGTGGACGTGAAGGGCGGTGAGTTCCTCACGCAGGTGCCCGGGGCCGCCACGCTGACGCTGGCGCCCGCCGCCGGCCGCACGCCCGAGCAGGCCCTGGCGGACGTGCAGGCCGCCGTGGCCGCACTGAAGCCGGGGCGCGCCGCCCTCCAGGCCGACGTGAAGCGCGAGGGCGACACCGTGGTGCTCACCACCCACGGCAAGGCCGTGCACGCCTCCATCGCCGACGAGGGGCACAACGCCCTCTGGGATTTGTCCGCCGTGGCCGCGCGCCTGCCGCTGGAGGACAACGGCATCGCCGCGATGCTGCGCGTGCTGGCCGGACGCTTCGACGGTGACCACCACGGGCAGAAGCTGGGCGTGGCGTACAAGGACGACGGGCTGATGGGGCCGCTCATCGTCGCGCCCACGGTGCTGCGCGTGGCGGACGGCAAGGTGACGTTGGGCGTCAACATGCGCCGGCCCCAGGGGCAGGAGGCCGCCGTCTTCAACGCGGCGCTCGACAAGGCCGCCGCGCAGGTGGGGCAGGACACCGGCGGGCGCGTGAAGGAGGCCGCCGGCCGCTACGTGGGCGACGCGCACGTGGCGGACACGTCCGGCACGCTCGTCACCACGCTGCTGGACATCTACAAGCGCCACCGCAATGCCCCGGACGCGAAGCCCGCGTCCGTGCGCGGCGGCACCTACGCGCGCCTCTTTCCCAAGGCGGTGGACTTCGGGCCCGGCTTCCCCGGCGAGCTGTACACGGGCCACGCGCCGGACGAGTCCATCTCCCTGGAGAGCCTGGACGCCGGCACGCGGATGCTGGCCGAGGCCATCCACACGCTGGCCCTGACGCCCGCGGCGAAGTAG
- a CDS encoding DUF962 domain-containing protein, which translates to MSDRLQTYAEFWPFYLREHSLPSTRWIHFVGTSLGTGIGITAAVTGRGLLVPAALVAAYGFAWFSHFVIERNKPASFKYPLWSLISDYRMAALMATGQLGPHMERALAGGESSGAANRLAAATQQAR; encoded by the coding sequence ATGTCCGACCGTCTCCAGACCTATGCCGAGTTCTGGCCGTTCTACCTGCGGGAGCACTCGCTGCCCTCCACCCGCTGGATTCACTTCGTGGGCACCAGCCTGGGGACGGGCATCGGCATCACCGCCGCCGTGACGGGCCGCGGGCTGCTCGTGCCGGCCGCGCTCGTCGCCGCCTACGGCTTCGCGTGGTTCAGCCACTTCGTCATCGAGCGCAACAAGCCGGCGTCCTTCAAGTACCCGCTCTGGTCGCTCATCTCCGACTACCGGATGGCGGCCCTCATGGCCACCGGCCAGCTCGGGCCCCACATGGAGCGCGCCCTCGCGGGCGGTGAGAGCTCCGGCGCCGCGAACCGGCTGGCCGCGGCCACCCAGCAGGCCCGGTAG
- the msrA gene encoding peptide-methionine (S)-S-oxide reductase MsrA: MFFNAAKKLKLPSPAEALPGRSEEMPVPEKHEVLGTPLKGPVPEGMQEVVLGLGCFWGAERKFYQTPGVYSTAVGYAAGLTPNPTYREVCSGQTGHNEVVRVVFDPKKLSFEELLRVFWESHDPTQGMRQGNDVGTQYRSGIYYTSEAQKRAAEASRDAYQKALQAKGFDAISTEILPAPPFYYAEDYHQQYLEKNPGGYCGLGGTGVSCPIGVGVSA, translated from the coding sequence ATGTTCTTCAATGCCGCCAAGAAGCTGAAGCTGCCGAGCCCCGCGGAGGCGCTGCCGGGCCGGTCGGAAGAGATGCCCGTCCCCGAGAAGCACGAGGTGCTCGGCACCCCGCTGAAGGGGCCCGTGCCCGAGGGCATGCAGGAGGTGGTGCTCGGCCTCGGCTGCTTCTGGGGCGCGGAGCGCAAGTTCTACCAGACGCCCGGCGTGTACAGCACGGCGGTGGGCTACGCGGCCGGCCTCACGCCCAACCCCACCTACCGCGAGGTGTGCAGCGGCCAGACGGGCCACAACGAGGTGGTGCGCGTCGTCTTCGACCCGAAGAAGCTTTCCTTCGAAGAGCTGCTGCGCGTCTTCTGGGAGAGCCACGACCCCACGCAGGGCATGCGCCAAGGCAACGACGTAGGCACGCAGTACCGCTCCGGCATCTACTACACCAGCGAGGCCCAGAAGCGCGCCGCCGAGGCCAGCCGCGACGCGTACCAGAAGGCGCTCCAGGCGAAGGGCTTCGACGCGATTTCGACGGAAATCCTCCCCGCGCCGCCGTTCTATTACGCCGAGGACTACCACCAGCAGTACCTGGAGAAGAACCCCGGCGGCTACTGCGGCCTCGGCGGCACCGGCGTGAGCTGCCCCATCGGTGTCGGCGTCAGCGCGTGA
- a CDS encoding YebC/PmpR family DNA-binding transcriptional regulator, whose product MGRIFETRKATMMARWNKMAKVFTRISKDIAISVKAGGPNPDSNSTLRRILQNARAANMPKDKVDAAIKRATGHTATDYEIVLYEGYAPHGIALLVETATDNVVRTVANVRMHFNKYGGNLGTTGSVAFMFQRMGVFRLNPEGLDLDSLELELIDHGLVDMGEGTGEKGEKQVILHCAFTDFGQLQHAIEAKGLTPISAESEYVPQTPIELPEDKATEVLELVDALEQDEDVQRVFHNLA is encoded by the coding sequence ATGGGACGCATTTTCGAGACACGCAAGGCCACGATGATGGCCCGCTGGAACAAGATGGCGAAGGTGTTCACGCGGATCAGCAAGGACATCGCCATCTCCGTGAAGGCGGGCGGGCCCAACCCCGACTCGAACTCCACGCTGCGCCGGATTCTCCAGAACGCCCGCGCGGCGAACATGCCGAAGGACAAGGTGGACGCCGCCATCAAGCGCGCCACCGGCCATACGGCGACCGACTACGAAATCGTGCTCTACGAGGGCTACGCGCCCCACGGCATCGCGCTGCTGGTGGAGACGGCCACCGACAACGTGGTGCGCACCGTGGCCAACGTGCGCATGCACTTCAACAAGTACGGCGGCAACCTGGGCACCACCGGCAGCGTCGCCTTCATGTTCCAGCGCATGGGCGTGTTCCGGCTCAACCCCGAGGGCCTCGATTTGGACTCGCTGGAGCTGGAGCTCATCGACCATGGCCTGGTGGACATGGGTGAGGGCACGGGCGAGAAGGGTGAGAAGCAGGTCATCCTCCACTGCGCCTTCACCGACTTCGGCCAGCTGCAGCACGCGATTGAAGCCAAGGGCCTGACGCCCATCTCCGCCGAGTCCGAGTACGTGCCGCAGACTCCCATCGAGCTGCCCGAGGACAAGGCCACCGAGGTGTTGGAGCTGGTGGACGCGCTGGAGCAGGACGAGGACGTGCAGCGCGTCTTCCACAACCTGGCCTGA